The genomic interval GCAGACACCGCAAACGCAAATGCCACCGCCATGCCCACATAGCCCATGTAGAGCATGGGCGGGTGAATGACCAAGCCTGGGTCTTGCAGCAAGGGATTCAAATCTTTGCCATCCATGGCCGCTGGCAACAAACGCTCAAACGGGTTGGAGGTGGTCAAGATGAACAGCAAGAAGCCCACCGAAATCAACCCCAACACGCCAATCACGCGCGCCACCATGTCGAGCGGCAAGCTACGCGAGAAGACCGCCACAGCCACGGTCCACAGCGACAGCAACAACACCCACAGCAAGAGTGAGCCTTCATGGCCCCCCCACACTGCGGCGAATTGGTAGGGCTTGGGCAACAACGAATTCGAATGCTGCGACACATACAACACCGAAAAATCGTTGTTCAAAAACGAAGCAGCCAACGCGCCAAACGCAAACGCCACCAACACGAATTGCAAAGCAGCCGTTGGACGAGCCAACGATTGCAACGTGATTTGCGTTTGTGGGTTGCGCACCAAGGTGCCTGCAATGGGCAACACGCCTTGCATCACCGCCACCACAGCAGCGAGCATGAGCGCGAAATTACCGAGTTCTGGAATCATGGATTGCCTTTGATGGGGGCTGGCGTTTGCACAGACTTGGCGGCTTTGGCTGCAGCCGCTTCGTCCATCGCGTGTTGGGCTTCAGGAGGCATGTAGTTTTCGTCATGCTTGGCCAACACTTCACTGGCCACAAATATGCCGTCTTCACCCAGTTTGCCCTGCGACACCACGCCTTTGCCCTCTTTGAACAAATCGGGCAACAGGCCCACATAGGTCACGGGCATTTCGTGGACGGTATCGGTGATCACAAAGCGGA from Limnohabitans curvus carries:
- the ccmE gene encoding cytochrome c maturation protein CcmE, with protein sequence MKPRTKRFALIAAGIVVLCAAAAFVLNAFQSNLVFFFTPTQVSKGEAPKGRTFRAGGMVKEGSLVRDGNTVRFVITDTVHEMPVTYVGLLPDLFKEGKGVVSQGKLGEDGIFVASEVLAKHDENYMPPEAQHAMDEAAAAKAAKSVQTPAPIKGNP